One part of the Mustela erminea isolate mMusErm1 chromosome 11, mMusErm1.Pri, whole genome shotgun sequence genome encodes these proteins:
- the LOC116569660 gene encoding putative RNA-binding protein Luc7-like 2 isoform X16 encodes MDLGECLKVHDLALRADYEIASKEQDFFFELDAMDHLQSFIADCDRRTEVAKKRLAETQEEISAEVAAKAERVHELNEEIGKLLAKVEQLGAEGNVEESQKVMDEVEKARAKKREAEEVYRNSMPASSFQQQKLRVCEVCSAYLGLHDNDRRLADHFGGKLHLGFIEIREKLEELKRVVAEKQEKRNQERLKRREEREREEREKLRRSRSHSKNPKRSRSREHRRHRSRSMSRERKRRTRSKSREKRHRHRSRSSSRSRSRSHQRSGHSSRDRSRERSRRRSSKERFRDQDLASRDRDRNSRDRSPRDRDRKDKKRSYESANGRSEDRRSSEEREAGEI; translated from the exons ATGGATCTTGGAGAATGTCTGAAAGTTCATGACCTGGCTTTAAGAGCAGATTATGAAATTGCATCCAAAGAACAAGATTTTTTCTTTGAACTTGat GCTATGGATCATCTTCAGTCATTCATTGCAGATTGTGATAGAAGAACAGAAGTGGCTAAGAAAAGATTAGCAGAAACTCAAGAAGAGATCAGTGCTGAAGTGGCAGCAAAG gcAGAACGTGTTCACGAGTTAAATGAAGAAATTGGTAAGTTGTTGGCCAAGGTGGAACAACTAGGAGCTGAAGGAAATGTGGAAGAATCTCAGAAAGTAATGGATGAAGTAGAGAAAGCACgggcaaagaaaagagaagcgGAG GAAGTTTATCGGAATTCTATGCCAGCTTCCAGTTTCCAACAGCAGAAACTTCGAGTCTGTGAAGTCTGCTCTGCCTATTTAGGTCTTCATGATAATGATAGACGACTGGCTGATCATTTTGGGGGTAAACTGCACCTGGGATTTATTGAAATAAGAGAGAAGCTTGAAGaattaaag AGAGTTGTAGctgaaaaacaggagaaaagaaatcaggaaCGCCTGAAacgaagagaagaaagggagagagaagaaagagagaagctgaGGAG gTCTCGATCACATAGCAAGAACCCCAAAAG GTCCAGGTCCAGAGAGCATCGCAGACATCGGTCTCGCTCCATGTCACGGGAACGGAAGAGGAGAACTCGATCCAAATCTCGGGAGAAACGCCATCGCCACCGATCGCGCTCCagcagccgcagccgcagccgcagccaCCAGCGCAGTGGGCACAGTTCTAGAGACAGGAGCAGAGAGCGATCCAGGAGGAG atcCTCAAAAGAAAGATTCAGAGACCAAGACTTAGCATCACGTGACAGAGACAGGAATTCAAGAGACAGATCACCTCGTGACAGAGATCGAAAAGATAAGAAGCGGTCCTATGAGAGCGCTAATGGCAGATCAGAAGACAGGAGGA
- the LOC116569660 gene encoding putative RNA-binding protein Luc7-like 2 isoform X15 has translation MTEYARVTFSTVVPTMSSLELTQNVSFGREVFASLQQEILTLFILCPRMDLGECLKVHDLALRADYEIASKEQDFFFELDAMDHLQSFIADCDRRTEVAKKRLAETQEEISAEVAAKAERVHELNEEIGKLLAKVEQLGAEGNVEESQKVMDEVEKARAKKREAEEVYRNSMPASSFQQQKLRVCEVCSAYLGLHDNDRRLADHFGGKLHLGFIEIREKLEELKRVVAEKQEKRNQERLKRREEREREEREKLRRSRSHSKNPKRSRSREHRRHRSRSMSRERKRRTRSKSREKRHRHRSRSSSRSRSRSHQRSGHSSRDRSRERSRRRSSKERFRDQDLASRDRDRNSRDRSPRDRDRKDKKRSYESANGRSEDRRSSEEREAGEI, from the exons CACACAGAATGTATCTTTTGGAAGAGAGGTGTTTGCCAGCCTTCAGCAAGAGATTCTTACTTTGTTCATACTATGTCCT AGAATGGATCTTGGAGAATGTCTGAAAGTTCATGACCTGGCTTTAAGAGCAGATTATGAAATTGCATCCAAAGAACAAGATTTTTTCTTTGAACTTGat GCTATGGATCATCTTCAGTCATTCATTGCAGATTGTGATAGAAGAACAGAAGTGGCTAAGAAAAGATTAGCAGAAACTCAAGAAGAGATCAGTGCTGAAGTGGCAGCAAAG gcAGAACGTGTTCACGAGTTAAATGAAGAAATTGGTAAGTTGTTGGCCAAGGTGGAACAACTAGGAGCTGAAGGAAATGTGGAAGAATCTCAGAAAGTAATGGATGAAGTAGAGAAAGCACgggcaaagaaaagagaagcgGAG GAAGTTTATCGGAATTCTATGCCAGCTTCCAGTTTCCAACAGCAGAAACTTCGAGTCTGTGAAGTCTGCTCTGCCTATTTAGGTCTTCATGATAATGATAGACGACTGGCTGATCATTTTGGGGGTAAACTGCACCTGGGATTTATTGAAATAAGAGAGAAGCTTGAAGaattaaag AGAGTTGTAGctgaaaaacaggagaaaagaaatcaggaaCGCCTGAAacgaagagaagaaagggagagagaagaaagagagaagctgaGGAG gTCTCGATCACATAGCAAGAACCCCAAAAG GTCCAGGTCCAGAGAGCATCGCAGACATCGGTCTCGCTCCATGTCACGGGAACGGAAGAGGAGAACTCGATCCAAATCTCGGGAGAAACGCCATCGCCACCGATCGCGCTCCagcagccgcagccgcagccgcagccaCCAGCGCAGTGGGCACAGTTCTAGAGACAGGAGCAGAGAGCGATCCAGGAGGAG atcCTCAAAAGAAAGATTCAGAGACCAAGACTTAGCATCACGTGACAGAGACAGGAATTCAAGAGACAGATCACCTCGTGACAGAGATCGAAAAGATAAGAAGCGGTCCTATGAGAGCGCTAATGGCAGATCAGAAGACAGGAGGA